GAGGGTAATTTCATCGCCACCAATTACTTCGGTTTGCAAGAGTGCGCCAACAATGATGATTCCAGAAATAGCGTTGGTAACCGCCATTAATGGAGTGTGCAGCGCAGGAGTAACGTTCCAAACAACGTGGTAGCCCACAAAAATAGCCAAAACAAATACGGTGATGTTTTGGACTGTGAGGATGCTTTGAAAAGCAGCGAGATCCATGATATTTCCTTCGTATGAATATTATGAGTTTTTGCGGATGGCTTGACCATCACGACACATCAAGCAGGCGGTCACGATATCGTCATCGCTTGGGATCACTAACTTTGCTTCTTTATCGACAATCAACTTCATGAA
This DNA window, taken from Polynucleobacter sp. MWH-UH25E, encodes the following:
- a CDS encoding proton-translocating transhydrogenase family protein — translated: MDLAAFQSILTVQNITVFVLAIFVGYHVVWNVTPALHTPLMAVTNAISGIIIVGALLQTEVIGGDEITLTSVIGAIAVFLASINIFGGFMVTRRMLEMFKKKAPKTNAANSADAAK